GTCGGTGGTGGATCTGGTGCGCAGCTGGAGCGGCTGAGGCTTAACTGGCTGCAGTCGGGAGCCCCCGGATGGCGCCACTGCCCGCGTGGCTGCAACGCTGGAATTTCATCGAGCGGGCCAAGCTGGAGCGGCAGCTCTGGGACGCCTTCGAGCGTCGCGAGAACATCGAGGCGCTGGTGGAGGGCTGCCGCCAGGCTGTGCAGAGCGGGGACGGCAGTCAGGCGTTCCGGCTCCAGGTGTGGCAGACCACCCTGCAGCGCATCCGCCGCATCGAGCGGCTGATGGCCGATCAGCCCAGGCCCTGATCGGTGCCGCAGCGTGATCAGCGCCGCAGCCAGTCGGTCACACCGCCGGGCCGGTCGATCAGCTCGATGCCTTCGGCCAGCAGTTCGGCCCGGATCCGGTCGGCCTCGGTGAAGTCGCGGGCGGCCTTGGCGGCACGGCGCGCCTCGATCCGCGCCGCGATCCGCTCCTCGGTGGCCCCCCCCTCACCGGTGCCCTTGGCCGTCTGGGGTGGAGCCGAGGGCTCGTGCCGCAGGCCGAGCACGGCCGCCAGCTCCTGCAGCAGGCGGCTGCGGGAGGCGATCTCAGGCTGGCCGGCTTCCACGGCCGCGGCAGGATCCCCCCGCTCCAGCCGGTGGGCCAGCCCCCGCAGGGGCCTGGCCAGCTCAAACAGCACCGCCAGGGCCGCCGCCGTGTTGAGGTCGTCGTCCATGGCGGCGATGAAGCGGCGCTGGAGCGCGGCCAGCTCCTCTCTGAGGCTGGCCGGATCGGTGGCGATGGGAACCGCCGTGATCGCCTCGGGTTCCGTTGCCTTCTCTTGACCCGCCGAGCCGTCCTCGCCGCCATTCAGACCGAGTGCCGCGTTGAGGCCGCTCCAGCCCGCGGCTGCCGCGTCCAGGGCCTCGGCCGTGAAGTCCAGGGGCTTGCGGTAATGGGCCTGCAGGGTGAAGAGCCGCAGCGTCATCGGACTGATGCCCGAATCCAGCAGGCCGCGGATGGTGGTGAAGTTGCCGAGCGACTTGCTCATCTTCTCCCCGCCCACGTTGACCATGCCGTTGTGCAGCCAGTAGCGGGCCAGCTCCCGGCCCGTGGCCGCTTCCGACTGGGCGATCTCGTTCTCGTGATGGGGAAAGATCAGATCGGCCCCACCCAGGTGGATGTCGATCGTGTCGCCCAGTTCCTCGCGCACCATGGCGGAGCACTCGATGTGCCAGCCGGGCCGGCCGGGGCCCCAGGGGGAGGGGAAGCTGGGCTCACCGGGCTTGGCGCCCTTCCAGAGGGCGAAGTCGAAGGGGTGCTGCTTGCGGGCCTCCTCGGCGTCGGCCACCCGCCCGGCGGCGTTGTTCTGCTGTTCGCTCAGTTCCCGGCCGGAGAGCTTGCCGTAGCCGGCGTGGCGCATCACGGCGAAATACACGTCGCCATCGGCGGAGTAGGCGGCCCCCCTGGCCTCCAGCTCCTGGATCAGGGCCCGGATCGCCTCGAGGCTGCGGGTGGCCCGCGGCATCCGGTCGGGCGGCAGGATGTTGAGGCGGGCCATGTCGGCCTCGAAGGCCTGGATGTTGCGGGCGCTCACCGCCTCCATCGAGCTGCCTTCCTCGGCGGCACGGCGCAGGATCTTGTCGTCGATGTCGGTGTAGTTCTGCACGAAGGTCACCGCGTAGCCACGCCAGAGCAGGTAGCGGCGCAGCACGTCCCAGGCGATGTAGCTGCGGGCGTGGCCCAGGTGGCACAGGTCGTAGACCGTCACGCCGCAGCAGTAGATGCTCACGGTGCCCGGCTGCAGCGGTTCGAAGGCTTCGGTGCGGCGGGTGAGGGTGTTGGTGAGCCGCAGGGTCACAGCGGGGGAGGGCAGGCAGGACAGGGTTCGGATCGTGGCACAGGCCAGCCACTGAGCAGGTTGTGACCCGGTCCGAGCCACAGCTCCGGCCCCCGGCAACCACCTCGACGCACGGTACCTCCCCTAGGTGCTAAGGTTTTGGACTGCGCCCCTGAAGGGGGTTAGCAGGGCTTACGGAGGGAGCGAAGGCCGCGAGGCTGTGAGCTGCCGGTGATGTAAGTTTTCTGGGTCGCCTGAGAAGGCGGCGTCCACCGAGAGCTCCGGGTAACTGGGGTGGAGGTGGAGGAACCTGGACAACCGAAACGTTTAGGAACTGACGCTTCCACTGCGTCATGGGTTCTTGAGGGTCTGGAGAGCGTGCGTGCTGCCTGAGAGGGCGGTGTGGGTGCTGGAGAGATCTGAGGGGATGGATGACGAACGAGCAGTGGGGGTGTGAGGTCCCGTCAAAAGAACACAGCGACTGGCGCTGACAGGCGAGTGGACGAGAGCTTTATCACGGAGCGCTTGTGCATGGAAAGAGTCTGTTGGAGCCGGAAGCGAACCGGATCTGAGATCTGGGAAAGTCACGGGACGCCAGAGGATGAGGACGGGACTTGAGGATGAGAATTTTTCAGGTTGCGTGTTGATCGGCTGGTGGGTCGTGCACTCTTTGAAACCATTGTGAAGACAATGGGGCCACGACTGAAGCGGTGTTGCGATGCTTATTGGAGTGTGGCAGCGCTGAGTTTGGGAGTGAGCAAGCCGAGTTGAGGGCCAGCGGAAGGAATTTTGCTGGTTCGAGAGGACCGGACTACAACGGAGAGTTTGATCCTGGCTCAGGATGAACGCTGGCGGCGTGCTTAACACATGCAAGTCGAACGCACCTTCGGGTGAGTGGCGGACGGGTGAGTAACGCGTGAGAATCTGCCCCAAGGAGGGGGATAACGGCTGGAAACGGCCGCTAATACCCCATATGCCGAGAGGTGAAACGAGTATTCGCCTTGGGATGAGCTCGCGTCTGATTAGCTAGTTGGTGGGGTAAGAGCCTACCAAGGCATCGATCAGTAGCTGGTCTGAGAGGATGATCAGCCACACTGGGACTGAGACACGGCCCAGACTCCTACGGGAGGCAGCAGTGGGGAATTTTCCGCAATGGGCGAAAGCCTGACGGAGCAACGCCGCGTGAGGGATGAAGGCCTCTGGGCTGTAAACCTCTTTTCTCAAGGAAGAAGATCTGACGGTACTTGAGGAATAAGCCACGGCTAATTCCGTGCCAGCAGCCGCGGTAATACGGGAGTGGCAAGCGTTATCCGGAATTATTGGGCGTAAAGCGTCCGCAGGCGGCCTTGAAAGTCTGTTGTTAAAGCGTGGAGCTTAACTCCATTTCAGCAATGGAAACTAGAAGGCTAGAGTGTGGTAGGGGCAGAGGGAATTCCCGGTGTAGCGGTGAAATGCGTAGATATCGGGAAGAACACCAGTGGCGAAGGCGCTCTGCTGGGCCATAACTGACGCTCATGGACGAAAGCCAGGGGAGCGAAAGGGATTAGATACCCCTGTAGTCCTGGCCGTAAACGATGAACACTAGGTGTCGGGGGAATCGACCCCCTCGGTGTCGTAGCCAACGCGTTAAGTGTTCCGCCTGGGGAGTAC
This sequence is a window from Cyanobium sp. PCC 7001. Protein-coding genes within it:
- the cysS gene encoding cysteine--tRNA ligase codes for the protein MTLRLTNTLTRRTEAFEPLQPGTVSIYCCGVTVYDLCHLGHARSYIAWDVLRRYLLWRGYAVTFVQNYTDIDDKILRRAAEEGSSMEAVSARNIQAFEADMARLNILPPDRMPRATRSLEAIRALIQELEARGAAYSADGDVYFAVMRHAGYGKLSGRELSEQQNNAAGRVADAEEARKQHPFDFALWKGAKPGEPSFPSPWGPGRPGWHIECSAMVREELGDTIDIHLGGADLIFPHHENEIAQSEAATGRELARYWLHNGMVNVGGEKMSKSLGNFTTIRGLLDSGISPMTLRLFTLQAHYRKPLDFTAEALDAAAAGWSGLNAALGLNGGEDGSAGQEKATEPEAITAVPIATDPASLREELAALQRRFIAAMDDDLNTAAALAVLFELARPLRGLAHRLERGDPAAAVEAGQPEIASRSRLLQELAAVLGLRHEPSAPPQTAKGTGEGGATEERIAARIEARRAAKAARDFTEADRIRAELLAEGIELIDRPGGVTDWLRR